A portion of the Scleropages formosus chromosome 13, fSclFor1.1, whole genome shotgun sequence genome contains these proteins:
- the LOC108929689 gene encoding A-kinase anchor protein 17B-like, translated as MATTIIHDSSEAVELCCHRRLFLKPISKMAITVTWPDLKEPSKTVSNWEVMANLKQMAHPLQFMSIRVSKSTLDFVRFEAELETKALRKTLCQKLNGCTLDTVAGDAAFRIFASECSADFPTRKEWESFFQEEEEWPDTLHLDGLPCKWFSGPQSRCQKPSEDIVREVFEMFGPIRNMDIPALDVYREETGSRVSNAFSVTGLQTFDVYIQFQEHEDLRNALETLRGMRLMLKEGDGKALVCNIKVSLDLTRHLSEAAVQKRFLERRQLEALEEKRQREKRYEREEEADRKRREDQRLKKRQEKLRRRAERQKEESEKRMQDTKVEIQQEESEKKLFDIQVEIQTQEDKEEELWEERKFVLVQRRLQSIRLLTALLQRAQENLAEVKCGRKEIKKEKQPCRNSSSSCKRGGESKESSEQETASYLKKPTVCPPDTTIPDISTEYLSTDEHIPLHDRLKHSSSYGPLQITISQNHANRDLKQRVWPYAVPRSRSYSSLLEDDLTSGKHWFRVHRKKEKVYESDEFLNYILNHCPYPSYDRVCQNIQPLPCKEAGWRRMVSDDGKSFQISLRNSDGGVCTEVSISQNSDQRNPSDEDGYKWKITIKETEPAQKRLGTQRNLRDGYSREFEVSWNDSSSQPEMHTTDQNYQDDKFSNGTYIVKDFDATGRKGVPKYICKTVSPPVHHRKSQSNVTFIDPSKHMEDISEDTSNLTGVLQQKCAKRMNVEGVYSLGKEKEKTFEGQRQGTELKFSKTSNLSMPQPDHEDHKDRKKTSKLSRAGDQVDVMDEIREKKKKKKEKYRDFEDENEEVIESELSKWKKSSKATSTTTVHKTHTTLSQDIVDFSFERKECENVAHYSNLKGIQSRYCGKKSANWKSYY; from the exons ATGGCTACGACTATCATTCATGATTCCTCAGAGGCAGTGGAGCTGTGCTGCCACCGTCGTCTCTTTTTGAAACCCATTTCCAAGATGGCCATAACAGTAACATGGCCTGACTTGAAAGAACCCAGCAAAACTGTGTCTAACTGGGAGGTCATGGCCAATCTCAAGCAAATGGCCCATCCTTTACAGTTCATGTCCATTCGTGTCTCCAAGAGCACTCTGGATTTTGTACGCTTTGAGGCAGAGCTAGAGACCAAAGCCTTGAGGAAGACATTGTGTCAAAAACTGAATGGATGTACGCTAGATACCGTAGCTGGGGACGCAGCTTTCAGGATCTTTGCTTCAGAATGCAGTGCGGACTTTCCCACGCGTAAGGAATGGGAGTCTTTTTtccaggaagaggaggagtgGCCAGATACACTCCATCTGGATGGCCTCCCCTGCAAGTGGTTCAGCGGTCCACAGTCCAGATGCCAGAAACCTAGTGAAGATATCGTCCGTGAAGTGTTTGAGATGTTTGGCCCCATTCGCAACATGGACATCCCAGCTCTTGATGTATACAGAGAGGAGACTGGCAGCAGAGTTTCCAATGCTTTCAGTGTGACAGGATTGCAGACTTTTGATGTTTACATCCAGTTCCAGGAGCATGAGGACTTACGAAATGCACTAGAAACTCTTAGAGGAATGAGGCTGATGCTGAAAGAAGGAGATGGAAAGGCCCTGGTCTGCAATATCAAG GTAAGTTTAGACCTGACAAGACATTTAAGTGAGGCAGCAGTGCAGAAGCGATTCCTGGAAAGAAGGCAGCTAGAAGCGCTGGAAGAAAAGAGGCAAAGAGAGAAAAGATATGAGAGGGAAGAGGAGGCTGACAG AAAGCGAAGGGAGGACCAGCGTTTAAAGAAGCGTCAGGAAAAGCTGAGGCGGCGAGCAGAAAGACAGAAGGAAGAGTCTGAAAAGAGGATGCAGGATACAAAAGTTGAAATTCAGCAGGAAGAGAGTGAAAAGAAGCTGTTTGATATACAGGTAGAAATACAGACCCAGGAAGACAAAGAGGAAGAACTATGGGAGGAGAGGAAATTTGTTCTTGTCCAGAGACGTCTACAGTCTATTAGACTTCTCACTGCACTGCTACAGAGAGCTCAG GAGAACTTAGCTGAAGTAAAATGTGGAAGGAAAGAGATCAAGAAAGAGAAGCAGCCTTGCAGAAATTCATCATCTTCATGTAAAAGAGGTGGAGAGTCTAAGGAATCATCTGAACAAGAGACTGCTTCTTACCTAAAGAAGCCAACAGTTTGTCCCCCTGACACAACAATTCCAGATATCTCCACAGAGTATCTCTCCACTGATGAACACATTCCACTTCATGATCGCTTGAAGCATAGTTCTAGCTATGGGCCCCTGCAGATAACAATCAGTCAGAATCATGCAAACCGGGACCTTAAACAGCGTGTTTGGCCCTATGCCGTTCCGCGCTCCAGAAGCTACTCATCATTGTTAGAGGATGATTTAACTAGTGGAAAACACTGGTTCAGagtgcacagaaaaaaagaaaaggtgtaTGAATCTGATGAATTCCTGAATTATATACTGAATCACTGCCCCTATCCAAGCTATGACAGAGTGTGCCAGAATATTCAGCCATTGCCGTGCAAGGAGGCAGGCTGGCGGCGAATGGTCTCTGATGATGGGAAGAGTTTTCAGATTAGCCTTAGGAATTCAGATGGAGGGGTGTGCACTGAGGTTAGCATTAGTCAGAATTCAGATCAAAGGAATCCTAGTGATGAGGATGGGTACAAGTGGAAAATCACCATCAAGGAAACAGAACCTGCACAGAAGAGGCTTGGAACCCAGAGAAACTTAAGAGATGGGTACAGCAGAGAGTTTGAAGTTTCCTGGAATGACTCCAGCTCCCAGCCTGAAATGCATACCACTGACCAGAATTACCAGGATGATAAGTTCAGCAACGGAACATACATTGTGAAAGACTTTGATGCCACAGGCCGTAAAGGAGttccaaaatacatttgtaaaactGTCAGCCCTCCAGTTCATCACAGAAAGTCTCAGAGCAATGTTACTTTTATAGACCCTAGTAAACATATGGAGGATATCTCTGAGGACACCTCCAACCTTACAGGAGTCCTGcagcaaaaatgtgcaaaaaggatGAATGTGGAAGGTGTATACAGTCTtggaaaggagaaggaaaagacCTTTGAGGGGCAAAGGCAAGGTACAGAGCTCAAGTTCTCAAAAACAAGTAATTTGTCTATGCCGCAGCCAGACCATGAAGATCATAAAGACAGGAAAAAGACAAGCAAATTGAGTAGGGCTGGAGATCAAGTAGATGTGATGGATGAGAtcagagaaaagaagaaaaagaaaaaggagaagtaTAGAGACtttgaagatgaaaatgaagagGTAATTGAATCTGAActaagtaaatggaaaaaaagctcCAAGGCTACATCTACAACTACTGTTCATAAAACACATACGACTCTCAGTCAAGATATTGTAGACTTTTCTTTTGAAAGGaaagaatgtgaaaatgtaGCCCACTACAGTAACTTGAAAGGCATTCAGAGTAGATACTGTGGCAAGAAATCTGCAAATTGGAAATCTTACTATTAA